In one Aricia agestis chromosome 5, ilAriAges1.1, whole genome shotgun sequence genomic region, the following are encoded:
- the LOC121727134 gene encoding uncharacterized protein LOC121727134 — MEAENRTETEPSELPCTIPGPDTADVDADHGPNACVNMAASQQLQCGNVPPEFYLHMMTMMQNMSERLTKQREKVKITDVFLPSYDPDGNVGVREWCDHITSAKNNYELSDYDIRMKVTSLLKGRAKMWADNWLVTTSTWDELRQNIITTFEPESRYSKDVLRFREHEYDHTKDIAEFLSRSWILWRRVTKDKLNDNDAVEAVIGTISDERLRIELMNARATSVPELISVASSIRTSKRPNHANVNQPLAKRFKYSLDNRNISNCNFCKKPGHFSRDCRGKNNSTILDKQPVPNNPSSSGISLQKPNTSKICSFCSKAGHTFDTCYRREKQITSNVNSVVINKPKLNTMRMRVGDIVIDAVFDSGADCSVMCESIADRLPGKRVQVVNYLRGIGPFPVVSTNKLTTICVINDINVEIDFYILSDYEMTSDVLIGANLLNSTGLSVIVTENSASLCFQPRVMHIQSSTGLFDNINHDLVNELEINQLLTLLNKYSSIFTRGFPQSRVNTGKLEIRLKNSNKFVERRPYRLSPVEREKVKEIVKELIDNDIVQESKSPYSSPIILVKKKNGDDRMCVDYRELNSNTVRDHYPLPLIADQIDQLTGGQYYTSLDMASGFHQIPIADESIEKTAFVTPDGLFEYKTMPFGLCNAVVRIKFIMIA; from the exons ATGGAAGCAGAAAATCGGACTGAAACGGAACCAAGTGAGCTGCCATGTACTATACCTGGACCAGATACTGCAGATGTAGATGCTGATCATGGACCAAATGCCTGTGTTAATATGGCAGCTTCACAGCAGCTGCAGTGCGGTAACGTACCTCCTGAGTTCTATTTACATATGATGACAATGATGCAAAATATGAGCGAACGCTTGACGAAACAGCgcgaaaaagtaaaaattaccgATGTGTTCTTGCCTTCATATGATCCAGATGGTAACGTTGGAGTGCGAGAATGGTGTGACCATATCACTTCGGCTAAAAATAACTATGAGCTTAGTGATTATGATATTCGTATGAAGGTGACTAGCTTATTAAAGGGACGAGCTAAAATGTGGGCTGATAATTGGCTCGTTACAACTTCTACATGGGATGAGTtgcgacaaaatattattactacatTTGAACCCGAAAGTCGTTATTCAAAGGACGTCTTACGATTTAGGGAGCATGAATATGACCACACTAAAGACATTGCAGAGTTTTTATCACGATCTTGGATTTTGTGGAGACGAGTAACGAAGGATAAACTTAACGATAATGATGCAGTAGAAGCAGTTATTGGAACCATTAGCGATGAACGTCTTCGGATTGAGCTTATGAATGCCAGAGCCACTTCAGTGCCTGAATTAATATCTGTTGCCTCTTCTATTCGTACATCTAAGAGACCTAATCACGCTAACGTGAACCAACCACTTGCTAAGCGTTTTAAATACTCTTTAGATAATCGGAATATTTCTAATTGTAACTTCTGTAAGAAGCCCGGGCATTTTTCTCGCGATTGTCGTGGTAAAAATAACTCCACAATACTTGACAAACAGCCTGTTCCAAATAACCCTAGTTCTTCTGGAATATCACTCCAAAAACCTAATACGTCTAAGATCTGTTCTTTTTGTTCAAAGGCCGGTCATACTTTTGATACTTGTTACCGTCGGGAAAAACAAATTACTTCAAATGTAAATtcagttgtaataaataaaCCAAAATTAAACACGATGCGTATGCGAGTAGGTGATATAGTTATTGATGCGGTATTCGATAGCGGTGCGGACTGCTCTGTTATGTGCGAATCTATTGCAGACAGGCTACCTGGAAAGAGAGTTCAAGTAGTTAATTATTTACGAGGAATAGGTCCTTTTCCTGTAGTTTCGACTAATAAGCTAACTACTATATGCGTCATTAATGACATTAATGTAGAgatagatttttatattttatctgaCTACGAAATGACTTCAGATGTATTAATAGGTGCAAATCTTTTAAACAGCACCGGGTTATCTGTAATCGTGACTGAAAATAGTGCGTCTTTGTGCTTTCAGCCTCGTGTCATGCACATACAATCGTCAACCGGACTATTTGATAACATAAATCATGACTTAGTTAATGAACTTGAGATTAATCAACTCCTTACCCTGCTAAATAAGTACTCTTCCATTTTTACGCGCGGCTTTCCTCAATCTCGGGTCAATACAGGTAAATTAGAGATTCGATTGAAAAATTCAAACAAGTTTGTTGAAAGAAGACCGTACAGATTGAGCCCAGTCGAACGTGAAAAGGTTAAGGAGATTGTTAAGGAATTAATAGATAATGATATTGTCCAAGAAAGTAAGTCCCCATATTCTAGTCCAATTATTTTAGTCAAGAAAAAGAACGGGGACGATCGTATGTGCGTAGATTACAGAGAACTTAACTCGAACACTGTCCGGGATCATTATCCTCTTCCTTTAATAGCCGATCAAATTGACCAGTTGACTGGAGGCCAGTACTACACTTCCTTAGATATGGCCTCTGGCTTTCACCAGATTCCTATCGCTGATGAGTCTATTGAGAAAACCGCTTTTGTGACACCGGACGGTTTGTTCGAGTATAAGACTATGCCATTTGGCTTGTGTAATGCT GTAGTGCGGATAAAGTTCATAATGATAGCGTAG